One genomic window of Bradyrhizobium sp. B124 includes the following:
- a CDS encoding L,D-transpeptidase family protein, giving the protein MQRVTLVVATMLAALPAFAQTTGAPGPTAAVPPHHALPAAAPAATQPGQAKPAASTSVAETRSAAALALSREPTYDQGSAQRIRDVVKSYSDLAARGGWPTIPTDARFALGVQGAHDDLLRNRLIITGDLAADKATGSYDEVVAGAVKRFQTRHGLAATGSVTPRTLAALNVPVQKRIKQLEASLERLDQMDFQFGQRYVVVNIPATFAEAVEDDKVVRRYRVIVGKTEKPSPTLTSEITDVILNPTWTVPSSITRTEIAAHMRKDPAYLSRMHMDVLDAHDNPIDPRSVDWSGDHTPNITVRQQSGAWNALGAVKIDMPNSYSVYMHDTNQHSLFNDDYRFDSHGCSRVDNVRDLAAWLLKDQPQWTRAAIDAAIATGQRQDVRMLKKVPVAWIYLTAWMTKDRTVQFRNDVYDQDQQLLEATAEEAAFFNKAAEHPPTAQ; this is encoded by the coding sequence ATGCAGAGAGTGACACTCGTCGTAGCCACGATGCTTGCGGCTCTACCGGCATTCGCCCAAACCACCGGCGCGCCCGGCCCGACTGCGGCAGTCCCGCCTCATCATGCCTTGCCGGCTGCGGCACCGGCGGCCACCCAGCCAGGCCAGGCCAAGCCGGCCGCGTCGACCTCGGTCGCGGAAACGCGATCGGCTGCCGCGCTCGCGCTGTCGCGCGAGCCGACCTACGACCAGGGCAGCGCACAGCGCATTCGCGACGTGGTGAAGAGCTATTCCGATCTCGCCGCCCGCGGCGGTTGGCCCACGATCCCCACGGACGCGAGATTTGCGTTGGGCGTCCAGGGCGCCCATGACGATCTGCTGCGCAACCGTCTGATCATCACCGGCGACCTTGCCGCCGACAAGGCCACCGGCTCCTATGATGAAGTCGTGGCCGGCGCGGTGAAGCGCTTCCAGACACGCCACGGGCTCGCGGCGACCGGCTCGGTGACGCCGCGGACGCTGGCTGCACTCAACGTTCCCGTGCAGAAGCGGATCAAGCAGCTCGAGGCCTCGCTAGAGCGGCTTGACCAGATGGATTTCCAGTTCGGGCAGCGCTATGTCGTCGTCAACATTCCCGCCACCTTCGCCGAGGCCGTCGAGGACGACAAGGTCGTGCGGCGCTACCGCGTGATCGTCGGCAAGACCGAGAAACCCTCGCCGACGCTGACGTCCGAGATCACCGACGTCATTCTCAATCCGACCTGGACGGTGCCGTCATCGATCACGAGGACGGAGATCGCGGCGCATATGCGCAAGGATCCGGCCTACCTGTCGCGCATGCACATGGACGTGCTCGACGCCCACGACAACCCGATCGATCCGCGTTCGGTCGACTGGTCGGGCGATCACACGCCGAATATCACGGTGCGTCAGCAGAGCGGCGCATGGAATGCGCTCGGCGCGGTCAAGATCGACATGCCGAATTCCTATTCGGTCTACATGCACGACACCAATCAGCACAGCCTGTTCAACGACGACTATCGCTTCGATTCGCATGGCTGCTCGCGCGTCGACAATGTCCGCGATCTCGCGGCATGGCTGCTGAAAGACCAGCCGCAGTGGACCCGCGCTGCCATCGATGCCGCGATCGCCACCGGACAGCGCCAGGATGTCCGCATGCTGAAGAAGGTGCCGGTGGCTTGGATCTACCTCACGGCGTGGATGACGAAGGACCGGACCGTCCAGTTCCGCAACGACGTCTACGACCAGGACCAACAACTCCTCGAAGCCACCGCCGAGGAAGCTGCTTTCTTCAACAAGGCCGCCGAACATCCGCCGACCGCGCAGTAG